The genome window tattaaaccgtcccctatattatattcctaagtaatacccggggggtagttaagggagctacgaggaggtcgtttagatcgcgggcttaagggcgTACCCATAAGATCCccatagtaataaacttttctatatactatagatctcttagcttaataatttttataaagttactttcgtcgctaagtaagaatatctacgtttagagatcccctttttcgatcgcatagtgctcttttatactatactattaagcccgttcgttatactagttaattaagcaagtagtcgttatataGGGAATTCCTTTTGCtaatttagctagttaatttctaatcgcgggccggctacggaaaagttatttaataaaaaggctgcTTAAGGTAACGGTAAAAAACTAGTCGCTTAAGCGGTtctgttaattaacgtagtttaacgtaatagacgtcgacctctcgtgggtaataaagggctacgattgctcgattccgtacggtatttaaaaatcgccccctttttcATCTGCTTCCGtgaggttaattagtacgaatctcctatcccgtgcggtattaagaggtcgtctcttttatatagcaagataccttaccgatctataatagtagaatttaactattaattagtattagtatccctattatagggtagttagttcgaaccgtagttaacgaagagattaattaaactatataaatatttgcgtaggtgtaaaaaggaggttctaaccgtaggttgggctggctacgataatcgtaaatagggcccctaattggcccctgcgcagtcggctgtatgccgcggtcgaattagacttctaatccgacaggcATCGTATTCTAAGCATATATTACCAACCCCACCAAGATGGAGAGGACGAGAATCATGCATACGACGAAAGGCCATTGCAGTGGTTTCGGTCGATGGTCTGGACGCGTCGGTATTGGAGGCGGACGATTCTTCTTGCCTAGCTCATCGTGGTACTCGTCGATGTCCTCAGTAGCTTGCAGATTATACTGCGTTTGCGAGTCAAAAGTGGGCTGTATCGCTGGTGGGTGTTGATGCATGTTTGCTACTAGCCTGTATCACGGCATGATTAATCGTTGAACACCTGTTGAGTCGAGGTCTTGTTTCTCGCTGGTTGATATTCTTATTCAGACCAGAAGGAGACGTCAACGATTGTCCACATGCAACTTTCGAATAATTCAGAATAGGCCTGGTCATGAAAACAGAGTTCGCCGAGCCAGGAATTCGCCAATGTACAACATGAAGAAAGCCCTGAGTCCTTGGGTCGCGCACACCAAAGCAAAGCCACCATCTTGTTGTGGTGGCTTTGAGACAACCAGGCAGCTGTAGCAGCTCAGCTCGGCGAGTGGTCCATCGTCTTTCTGGTGCACTACTGTACCAGCCTCATCGAGTGCCAGTGAGGCCGCTTGACCGCTTGCAGTCTGCATCAACAGCATTTCATGGGCGAAGGTTGAAGCCAATGATCATGTGTGGTTGTCCTGGGAGGCGCCCGCTACCCTGAGCTGAAGTCCGGTGCTAGTCACATTCCGGACTGGTGAGTACCGGTAAGTATATGCGGGCTGAGCCATGGCAATTTTGATAGAGAAGGCTGATTCGCTCCAAGGTCAGGGAGCACGAAGGACCTAAAACATGGCTTTTCTTTCTGTGGTATTTTGTCATTTCTCATGTACTAATGCCGAGAATGCTTTGATGCGTTTGGTAACATTCGATGAAGTAGGTACTTAATGTAGGCTCAATCGACGATTTCCATGGTCTAACTTGCAGGTCTGACAGTCGTAGAAAACAACTTGTCGAGAGACGATTTCGAAGCACGTTGGGCGCAGCATTGACTCGGTGGGTCGGCAGCATGGGACTATCCAGATTCACTCAGACACGCCAAAGCAGTGAGGGTGGCTAGGTCCACTAGGCTGTATTGCCGGGGCTCCACGTACGTAGGGCTGAATGCCGCAGAAGTCGGGATTGTGCTGTAACGAGTTAGGACTCCTAATCTAGCCTCGCATTTCCGGTAGTTGAGGCTGTGAAGACGATGCTTCGGAGGGCGAGACATCTCTATCGAATGGCTGACATACTCTTTGAGACCGGCCCGTGGCCGAGACCAAAGCTATTTCACTGAGAAGTACCTCCCAGAGGTAGATCATGTTGTTCCTGAGTCATGTATCTTGGACTAATTACGGCGACATAGTACCACAATATCTCCATGGTACCCCTAGCATGAAGGTCGAAGAGGCATGGCGATAGTCGGTCGGAGCATACTAGATGGAGTTCGCCAAGGCACATTTGTATTGCTAACATCCTACAATGTGGCTTTTGTTATCGAAATTACTGAAGGCAGGCGGCTATTTGCTGATCTGAATGGTACATGTACACAAGTCTTCACAATTCCTCGCCAAGCCAGTTAGTATCATTCTCCTTCTCATCGACGTACTCGGAGAGTCTCTCCTTCAAGTCCTCGACTTCAATCTCGCCGTCGACGTAATCGACCTTGTGCTTGTGGGGAGGAATGGGGACGCGGCCGGGGACGTGAATGACGCCGTTCTTGGCAATTCCATCGGCGACGACAATAGGGATGTAGCCGTTAAGCTTGACCTTGGTCCAGCCGCCCCAGGTGGCGACATCGACGGCGATGTTCTTGCCCAGCAAAGTGGGAAGATCAACGTGGTAGTGCTCCATGGTGTTGACATCCTTCTTGTCATCGGGGCGGTACAGCGCGTCGCTATATAGAGTCGCACTGCCGACGATCTGGTACTTGAGCAATGCTCTAAGGTACTTGAGACCGAGGTCGGTGTTGAACAGGAACGCATTCGCCTTGGGTCCAAGGCGAGCGAAAGCGTTGTTGGAAGGGGCGAAAACGGTGGTGCCGGTGGACTTGACGCCGTGAATATACTTGACGAAGTCGGTCTTCTCGTATGCGAGCAACAGCGTGGAGAATTGACTGGGGAGAAGGGTGAGCTCTCGGCCGACCATGGGTGGCGGGATGATCAGGCTATTGACAGCGTGAATAATTCCATTCTTGGCGCGCTATAGATGGCAAGTCAGATTTGTAGGACTGATGAACCATGGGGACTTTGAGTGCTCACAATGTTGACGGCAACGACCTTGGCGTAAAAGTTGATGCGCACGCCGCCGAGGCCGACGCTGGTGCGAAGACGCTGGGGCTTGTCGCCGAGGAACTTCTCATTGAGCAGCGTGGGGAGAGTGTGGGTGCGAAGGACCCTCTTCGCATCGTAATCACCAATGCCAACGTGGTACTTCAAGATGGCTTCAATAACCTCCTTGCTCGGTTTCTTGTGCTTGGGAAGATGCTCGAAGGCGCGGTTCGTCGGCACGAAAAGTGTGTGATTCGCCTCTGTGCTCTTCAAAACGTTGACAATGTCCTCATATTCGTTGACAAGCTTGGCAAACTCGGTCGTGTGCTCGCTCTTCGAAATGAGTTCGTAAATAGTTTTATCGGAAACCTTGGGTTCGTTAAAAATCTCCTCCTCGAAAAGGTGGTCGAATTTGTTCTCGACTGTCTCTTCGAATGAGTGTAGTGCATCCTCAATGTGTGCGGACAAGGAATCGATGCCATCTTCCACAGTGCTCACGATGGAGTCCTTGGAGGGAACGCGGCCCCACCAGGAACCTCGATTAGCGTGGTCATCGTTCTTGATGGCCGCTTGCTCGAAGATCTTAGGATCGGGAAGGATAAATGCGTTGGCAACGGCCACGCATGAGAGGGCTGCAACAGCTTTCATGTTGGATTGATTTTCCAGATAAGAATGCTACCTTGGTTCTGGAAAAAGGTTCATAAGGGAGAAGGGAATGTCAGAAAAGCGACCATGCTGGGGGAAATGCAGATAAGGAACCTTTTGTTCGAATCTTCGGCACCGGGAGGCGAACACCACGCACTTTGCGTACGCGGAATGGCTGTAGGCAGAGACACTAGGGACGACGCCAACAGCTAGAGGTCCAATGGTAAGCTGACGTCAACGGGATCGGACAACAGCAGCAAAGTGAAACTCTCCCCCGCCCATCCCACCCAATGGAACTCGAATCCCCGAACGAGCCGAAGGAACGACCAGACGGTGGGAAGTCGTTCTATGCGGGAACAAATAGCAACTCAAGCTGTCGCCGCGGCCTCAAGCACCATCAGTTCTCTTCTAGAACTTCACCTCATCATCGACTTGTCGCATAATGAATGAGGTGATTTGGGTGTGGGAGCTCGCAAGCTATGCAGAATTATGCAAAACTAAAATCGAGCTAAGTCGGTGTGTACGAGCTTGAGCTATGGACAAAGCTACCAGAAAGCCACACAACCACCGAGCTCTCAGCTACATCCAATGCGTCATTCATCCCACCTATGAAACCGCTTTCATCCTCAAGGCCATCGGGCTCTCGGGGTTTACGGGTCTCCATCCATCGGCCTGATTTCTGCCCGCCTCCGACCACGCACGGCCCCACTCCGCTGCTCCGCTGTCTCTAGGCTAATGCTTCCCGGATCACCTCCGGCCGGGTTCTAGGCGAGTATTGTTACCGGATTCCGAAGACATTGTAACAAAATAACCATTGGATACGTATACATATCTCTGAAGCTTCTGTTTACAGGCCTAACCTCAACTCACGATTCGGTGCCGACACGCAGAAGTCAAGCAAAGCCTGCGCCATTGACTTCTTGGCTGCATTTCCCCACAAACAAGAAACAGCAGTTCATGTTTGACAATACGATGAGAGCTGAGAAGTTTCGGTGCCAAGGTGACACCGAAAAGGGTAAGATATAACGCTCATTCTCACATGGAACGTTCATCGGGACTACGAACGAGCAAACGGCTGTGTGGGATAACCAATCTTATCTGGTGTATATTTGACTTTCGCAATCTGCTGCAGTCTGGAGATGACTTGCCCCGGCATCTCAAAGGCTTACTTTGTTCTTCAATTCCGGTTCCGGAATTTCCAAACTACGGCTCAGAAACCCGAGGATGCTTGATTTGACAGGTGATAGTCACACATCTGAAAGGTCGTGTTCAACTGCTCCGCGGAGCAGCAACAGAGGCAGTGACGGGGCCGGAGTACCTTAAGTCCTGGTCATTGTGCACAAGGCACTATGGTATTAGCGTGGATTACATCTTGTACCTGAACTATGGTACGTGTGGCTATCTGGGCTGACAAAGAAAATTGCCCGGATTTGGGAGATAAGTTTCGAAACGTTTGGCGAACTTGCGAACCCCTCCAAGAAACAAAACTACAAATATGCCCCTCAATGCCAGCTTGATGGCTTCGAAAGGTACATGTATCAACTTATTGTGCATCACTTCTTCAATCCCAATGGGTTGCCTGATGCAAATTTTTCAAGTCGCGAATACTTGTCGTTCAGGACATTCTGGATGTGCTGCTCCACCCGCGGGAAGATATCCTTATGGGCGGTAGGGCTCATCCAGGCGTCCAAGTGGCCGCGGTTCTGGAACACCTGCCTCTCATAGCAGACGCCGCCGTTGGCCTCTGTGAGGATAGTGAAGGATGTGTCGGTGTTCTCGGGCGCGTACACCTCGTCCTCGGATCCAGAGAAGAGGAAAATGGGCAGACCCTTGAGGCGGGCGATGTTTTGCGGTGTGACGAGGCTCTCGTTCTGCGAGTCCGTCACTACTTCGTGGGTGCCTTGGTACATCAAGTGGTTCAAGTTCGCCATTGAGGCACCACCAACAAAGTTCTCTAATTGTGAGTGAGTGGCCTCGTTGAGTCCCTTGTGTGACCAGAGCCTGGAGAATGTTAATCATAGAGGAGGCAGAAAATGGCTGGGATATACTAACCGACCGAAAGCAAGAGAGCTGCGATGGCAGACAACGGAGTTACAGATCTCATTGCGGTGACCAACGGGGTAGAAGCGAAGCAACTGGTTGATAGCCTGCTGGATGTATCCATCGCGAGGTGTGCTGGTGCAGTCAAACCACTTGCCCTGGATGAGGTTGTAGATGTTGGCCATGGAGATGGGGAGGCTAGCCTTTAGGTTGTTGACCTTGGGGAACTTGGGGTTCATGAACACCTGGGACGCGGTGACACCGCTAAGCCATTGCCGAGGGATGCTTCCGTCAAGCAGACCTGAAGCAAGAGCAATAGATCCAGCGCAGTGTGCTACGACGTATGTCGGTGACGAGGGGCCGCTACCGTCCAGCCTATCAATGATCGCATGCCTCTTGCGAATCTTCCTGAGAGCCGCCTGGATATCACGGCGCGCGTCGTACGTGGTCCAGTTCTGTTGAGCAACAATAGTCTTGCCGACGCGGTGTACCATGGAGTACACGCGGTACCCCTTAGCCCGGAAGTAGTTCACCGCATTCTTCTCAATGGTGGGCAAAGCAAAGATCTGGTGGTCGACAGCAGCACCAGAAATGAACAAAAGAATCGGCGCCCTGCTTGCGTCGCCACCGATAGTCTGCGGCTCCCACATGTAGAGCTTCGTCTTAACGCGGTCGTTGGCCTCAACTGTGATCTCTTCCGACCAGGGTGTGGGGTTCTGGTAGCTGTTGAAAGGTAGGCTGGGCCAGATCTGAGGGATGAAAGGTGTGAGGAAGGCTCCTGCTGCCTTGGCAGTGAAGTATCCGAGGAAGTTGGCGGTTGAAGAAACCTTGGCGTAGAGGCTAGATCCGGTTGCTTCCATGGTTGTGCATTCTTGAAGGAAGGCCGTGGGGCGGATATGGATGACGCCCTTACCGCGAACCTCTTCGTGAATGGGTTGGTCATGCTCGTCAACCTCAGTAATAGTGCAATAGAGAGTGGTCGTGGCCTTCCAGAGGTTGAGGGGGTTGAATACGACGTCCGAGTTAACAAACTTGTAGCCGTTGAAATGCAACTTCTTGCCATCCTTTTGTGAGATCAGGAAGTTGTAAGTCAGGTTGGTGGTATCAGGCGATCTCGGGTCGTCGTTAAACAAGTTGAACTTGCCACCCTGAACCATAGACGTACCACCAAGAGCGGGGCAGGTAAAGGTACCGGTTAGATTGGCCTCGTGCTCCTTGTCGTGGACGACTAAACGTACTTCTGTAAGCGCCGGAAAGTCCTCGCAAGTATAGATGAAGACTTACGGTTGTGAGTATTCCATGACCTGGCGCTGAGGAAGAAACGGGCATATTCGCCCCGGCTTTTAGCAGTCAAGGTAGCCCTTTGGAAATCTAATGTCTTGGAATCCTCTCCAAAGTGGATCCATCCGTCCATGGTCTCGGTGAAGGCGATACCAGGAGTCATGTCATCTCTGGCTGTGTTGATGATTTCTTGCACTCTGGCCACAGGCGGGTGTTCGCCCTCGAAGGGGTCATGTGCCGGCTTCCCAAATAGGTTTAGGGAGCCTGGGGTTGTTCAGCACAAGTCAGACAGATTGAACCTTAGATTGAGGAACCAAAGATACTTACCGTTCTTTGTCTTGAGATCGACTTTAATATGGAGGTCATCCGCTATCTTCTCAACAGATCTCTCTGCGAGGGCTGTAATTGTCGCGAAAGGATTGACACCAAGAGCCGCAGGAACAATGGTTCCATCGCAAACGACCAAGCCCTCATGGACCTCACCTTCAGTGCCCTTGAACAGCTGGCCTTTGTGGTTCACGCCACCGCTGGCGCCTGTTCCGTCGCTGCTGATACGAGCACCACCACTAGCCAGACATTAGCAAGCATTTCAACTTCGTAAAAAACATTTCATCTTACATAGCATGGACAGTGATCTCCTTCTCGCCAAATGCGGCATAGAATGGACTGTCGACGTAGATTCCGCCGATCAGGTTGGTCAGCTTGGCCAAGTAGCCCGCCAGCTTCTTGGCTCTGTGCGACTTGCCAACACCAGAGAAGTTGATGAGAGGTCTGTCCTTGTCAAGCTGCATGGTTGCTTGACTACCTGGAACGACCTAATTAGACCGTTACTGCGAAATGCGGTCAGAAAGACTTACTGTCGTGGGACATGATGAGATAGCACTGCGTCTTCTCGGTGCTTCCATCGGGGAAATAGGGACCGAAGAAGCGGCTGCCAACGGCTGCAGTTACATGACCGACTGCACCCTTAATGGAGATGTTATCAGGGAACACTCTGCCGGGCAAATATGTGAGCATTGCCTGGTAGAAGGGCGCGAGGGCTGCAGGAATAGCACCCTCCTCAACGACGAAGCCATCAAGTGGGTTGTCCAGGCCCTTCCGGCAGTCGATAATACCCGTGATACACGGTCCGACGGGACGGTTTGGAGGAGGGTCTTCGCGCCCCATGCCGTTGACATACTCGCTAGTGTTGTAGCTTTACGATGGAATTAGTAGACTGCACTCTCGAAGAAGGCATCTTCCACCTACCCGAATGCAAGGATATCACCATTGCCACTCATGCCGTGTCCGACATCCGGGCTCATGTCCAAGCCAAACTGCTTGCTGCGGAGCAGGATCTCGGTAGTTCCGATGCTACCAGCGCCGAAGAAAACCAGCTCTTTGGCATGAACCCACATCAGATCCTcgtaaaagaggtccttaaaATTGGCGCGCTTTCCACCGTGCCATGCGAAGTGCACGATGTAACCCTCGCGATCCTTCGCCTTGGTGACATAACGGACCTCACACTGACAGAACATTTCGGTACCCCAGTTCCAAGCGTCACTGAGATAGTTTACCAGGGTTGTAGACTTGCTGCCGTCGTTGAGGCCGGTAGTGTCTTGGCCACTGAGCGTAGAGGCTCGCATGTAGACACCGGTGCTGTTCTCGCCATCCTCGAAGCGGGTGGTCTGGGGTACACGGTCGAACTTCTCGCTCCAACCCATGAGCTTGGCCTGCTTCTCGAGTGTCTCCAGCTTGTGTAGCTTAGGGAAATCCTTTGGGTACTTCTTAGGCTCCAAGACACCGGCGGCGCGCTTGTAATCTGTGTTACAGAAAGTTAGCGTCTTTACGAAGTTTCTGTATGACAGGGAGGTTAAAAGTCACATTTCTTCAGTTCTCCTGCATCTATCTCCTTGGGCCATATAGGCAGGTTGAGAACCCCTTCGTCTGCTTCAAGGAAGACGTTGGCGTTGAGCAAACTCGTGCCGCCCAAGCCATTGCCGACGAAGGCGTTTTGACCATCTCCAACAATGAGATGGTAAAGGCCAGTCGGATCGCCGCCGGTGCCCAACTTTCCAAGAGCACCGAGAAGACCATCCGTCGCCGCGTTCGTAGTGTGAAGCTCCTTCACGGCTGGGATGATCTCGGAAGGGAACTCTCCGGGCCACTTCTCCTTACCGCGCTCGAGCAAGCAAACCCTCTTGTTGCCACGCGCCATGCGgctggcggcgacggcgccaCCATATCCGGAGCCGATGACAACAACGTCATAAGACGGGCGGATCAGCTCAACGGGGCGGGAGATACGCGGGTATGCGCCAGTCACAGGGTCGAATGTGTCGCCGGCCTGACGGTATCCCTCGCGGGGCTCCGTGGCCGGATAGGGGGTGTCGAAGGACTCTGTGTAGTCAGGCTCGATTCGACCGTTGAACTCGCCGTTGAGACCGTTAGTCTGTTGATGGTCGTAACCGTTGAGCTCCGCTGTGCCCTCCATCACGATTTTGTTCTTAGTAGTAGCTTCTTGTCGTCAAAGAGCGCTAAGGACTTCCAAGTGCCGCTCTTCTAAATGACAGAAGGAAGAGTCGGATACCTTACGTATACACTTGATCTTCCTGGCCGTCTGGTGGATGATGGCTTCGTCTTATAAGGTCAAGCGCCGGCAAGTATCTACGGCCCGCAGCGGCTTCCCCAGACGGGCAAGGACAGTCAACGCATTCCTATCGACGACAGCCTGTGTGCAAAACTTCCTCTCAACGGTAGACAGGGTCCTCGCGACTATCACATGCTTTCCTGACATTCAAAATGTTGACTGCTTCATTTTCCCATGATATGACCGGATGCGGATAGTTTCACTCGGCTTAACGGGAGAATGTTCGCAATCATCCGAGAGACACTTCGTTGTGGTTGTTGATGGGGTAACTAGCCTTATGCCTGTATGTGGTTGGAGTAGGAATTGTCGTTGAGGGTGTAAACAATTACATGACGTCTCTCAATGTGGCTTGCTTGAATATGTTTTTTGCAAGACACTCATCAGAGGTGGTATGTGCTTTCTGAAGGCAAAAGTAAGCCGAGCGAAAACTTATCGAGCATGTAAAATAGTCGAGAACCCCAATTCTATCGGTGAAAGTCCCAAAGGTTGAGGACTTGTAGCTCTTTGAATTGAGTCGTGGCGATTAGAGGTTGGGCACTCATGTCCACTAAATTTGAAAGACGACGTTGAATTCAGAATGATTAGGTGTTTGCCTCTGGCTTTTTGGAAGAGTTCTGCGGACTTGCATTTCCTAACGGGCGCTGAGACTATTTGCACACTAGTTCAATACCACCACATGCAGGGCAATCTCCACCGGGAGGGCGCAGCCGTGATAGGGCATACCGGCAGAAGATCGCATTTCAACGAGGGCTCTGCTTTTCAGTTCATGCTAGTCAAGCTAGTCAAGCTAGTCCGCAATGTGATGTGACTGTAGCCCAAAAGGTCTGATGATTGGTCGGTTTCCCGCCAGGAGTCTCACTAGATGCCGGAGTGGCTCAACGAGCAACTGAGACGAACCAGCTGCTTCTTTTCTATCTGGGGGTAGAAGGTCGCGATAAAGCGGCGGAACATTGCATGCTCTTGCCTTCACCCAATTGGCTCAGGATGCTTATCATCTTAGTAGACAATCCAGAATGTGAGAACGCATGCAAACAGACGGGAAGTCTAGCGGCCCGCAACCGGGTCGAAAGCGGATTTGGGGTAATTAGCCATTCTTCAGAAAGCATGCGTAAAGCGTGCGTAAACAGGACAGCATGCAGGTAGGTGGAGATAACTCCGAGCTCCACAGCTCCGATAATGTCTCAGACAAGACATTGGTGATCATCCGACTAGCTTTCAGCTTGTCAGTGCTAGCTTTGCAATTGTCTTGAGGGGCCATGTCAAGGGATGTCTGACATACCAAATCTCACACTCAGCCCTGAGGCGTTCGGATCGGTAGCGAGTTCAGGGTCAGAAAGCCATATGTGCCGTCTTCAGTCTAACACTGCTCCAGTTGTTGGGAATCGTCGCGGGGAGAAATGTAGTGGAAACCCTGATCCAGCCTTGCAATCATGGAAGCAATCCCACTGGGACCACGGAAACTTCACTTTCAAGCCTCAATCATTCGATCACTATAGAAAGCATTCAAGTTACGGCGCGGCATGTGAAAACACTTGTCACTTTCAGCATGTGATAGTAAGACACCAAGGATTGCCTGAAGTTCCTCCCTGGTGGCCATCACATTTGGCATTTTAGGGCATCAGGAAAGCCTCAACAGTCCTAAACGTTGAAGCCTCTCCAGACTTCAGATCACATTTCAAGGGAATTAGGAGTAGTATTTGATCCAGCTATCCGGCAGCATCGCGGCTACTCGATGTCATTTCTATTGACAACTTATTCCATCGAGACTATTAGCCGCACGTGCCTCTAGAGATGGCGGCAGTCGAAGTCACCTACTCCCTTCCGAAGGATGTCAACGAGAAGAAGCTAGAGGTCCGGACCGGCTCGGACATTCGCCTCCGTAAAGAGAACCGCGGAGCAGATGTAACATGGAACGGCACCGACCCCTTCCTTAAGCAGCCTTACTACTACACAGGTGCTCCCTGGACCCTTCTGGCAAGCGACTTGCTCCTGTTCTGCAAGAACATTGCTTTCCTACCATGCATTGTCCTACCACTCTGGTCGCAGCCCCCGGCTCGCTCCTTCAACCTCGGAGTCGATAACCGATTCAAAGAGCAGCCTCGATTTCTCGTGAGCCAGCTCCACCGACGCTTCGAAGCATGGGCTCAACGCTACTTCCACTCTGGACCCATGGACGAGCTGTACCCCTCTTGGAACAACATTCGTGACATCATTTTCCACTCCATTCTCATCGTCACTCAATCAGCCTTCTTGATCTCCCTTCCTTttctctccttcttctcctttaACATCTTTGTTGCCTACGTGGGCCTTTTCATCGGCATCAACTATTTGGCGTGCATCGGGCTCAATGGCTGGATGCCTGAAGGATTTATCTGGTCGGCCGACACTCCCGCAGCGCGAGAGTGGGAACTGAATCACCCCGAGGAAGAGTGGATTTTCCTCAACGGTGTTGCTGTCGGGTAAGGACTTTTGGCCTCAAAACACTCATTGCATGAACTAAGCATACATCTACAGCAAGAACTGGCTCCAGAGCAACATTGACCGAATTTCCGTCACTTTCCATCGGAGAGTGAAAGGTGTTCACAACAAGACGTAGGTGAGAAGATTCTATGCTATCGAGACCCACACTGACATTGTTTACCAGTGCTGGCATCATCTTTGATGTGATCCAATGCCTCCTAGAGCGCTGCCTCTATTTCGGTACCACCGATACCCGAGTCTGTTTTTCGCACATTTCCACCGCCCTGCTCAACCAAGACAAGAAGAAAGTCATCCTCATTCTCCACTCTCAAGGTGGACTGGAAGGAAGCATCATCCTGGACTGGCTCATCAACCAACACCCCCGTGAAGTCCTGCAAAAGCTTGAGATCTACACCTTCGGCAACGCCGCAAACCACTTCAACAACCCCCGCACCAAGAGGGACCACGGCATTCCCAGACCCAAGGGTCGTGCCATCCGCCACATTGAGCACTACGCCAACTCGAAAGACTTTGTCTCTCGGTGGGGTGTCCTCCACTTCAAGAAGCAGACTGCCAAGAGAGATGGACGCTTTCTCGGGCTTGGAGAAATCGCCGGTCTTATTTCCGTCAACAAGAAGACAGAGGTCATCAAGGCCGTGGGGAAGACTGAGCCGAAGCAGGCGAATCACCTCAGTCCTGACTGGAACGAGTTTGAGGGTGCGCTTATTGAGCGACCTGGTTCTGGTCATCAGTTCAACCAGCACTATCTTGACAACATCTTTCCTCTTGACAATAATTTGAGCAAGGTCCAAACAAATGGGGATGGTTCGCCCCTCCCAGGCACCTTCATGGCGTCCCGTACCAAGGTTCACAATGATCCTTGGAAGATTGATGAGCAGCGCAATCTCACGAACGGGGTTGATGGTACTGCTCACCATCATCTCAACGGTGTGGTTGAAGGACCCAAGGTGTATGAGGTCAGCCGGCTTTGGAAGTTTGTCAACGGCCGACGACCAGAGGACTACTCTTGAGAAGGTCCGTGGGCTGTTATCCCAGAGAAGAGCAGCTTATTAGGTACATGTCGGTCAGACTAGCGTTAAGTAAGGTAGTTTCGGATAACTACCGATAATATTCAAGTAATTGGAACGCTTCTGTAGACttattcggatatataaatctTTAATAGCAAAATAGTCGTTGATATTTGGCCGGTCGGTATGACCCGACTATGCACAGTTGATATCTAGCACGAAGTCCCAGAGTCTTTTGCTGACTATCTAAGGTAGGAGATCTTCTCGATTCTACTTGCGTGTTGCCTGCCACGGTCTCGCATCCTGC of Colletotrichum lupini chromosome 8, complete sequence contains these proteins:
- a CDS encoding fasciclin domain-containing protein — encoded protein: MKAVAALSCVAVANAFILPDPKIFEQAAIKNDDHANRGSWWGRVPSKDSIVSTVEDGIDSLSAHIEDALHSFEETVENKFDHLFEEEIFNEPKVSDKTIYELISKSEHTTEFAKLVNEYEDIVNVLKSTEANHTLFVPTNRAFEHLPKHKKPSKEVIEAILKYHVGIGDYDAKRVLRTHTLPTLLNEKFLGDKPQRLRTSVGLGGVRINFYAKVVAVNIRAKNGIIHAVNSLIIPPPMVGRELTLLPSQFSTLLLAYEKTDFVKYIHGVKSTGTTVFAPSNNAFARLGPKANAFLFNTDLGLKYLRALLKYQIVGSATLYSDALYRPDDKKDVNTMEHYHVDLPTLLGKNIAVDVATWGGWTKVKLNGYIPIVVADGIAKNGVIHVPGRVPIPPHKHKVDYVDGEIEVEDLKERLSEYVDEKENDTNWLGEEL
- a CDS encoding glucose-methanol-choline oxidoreductase; protein product: MRSSAATTKNKIVMEGTAELNGYDHQQTNGLNGEFNGRIEPDYTESFDTPYPATEPREGYRQAGDTFDPVTGAYPRISRPVELIRPSYDVVVIGSGYGGAVAASRMARGNKRVCLLERGKEKWPGEFPSEIIPAVKELHTTNAATDGLLGALGKLGTGGDPTGLYHLIVGDGQNAFVGNGLGGTSLLNANVFLEADEGVLNLPIWPKEIDAGELKKYYKRAAGVLEPKKYPKDFPKLHKLETLEKQAKLMGWSEKFDRVPQTTRFEDGENSTGVYMRASTLSGQDTTGLNDGSKSTTLVNYLSDAWNWGTEMFCQCEVRYVTKAKDREGYIVHFAWHGGKRANFKDLFYEDLMWVHAKELVFFGAGSIGTTEILLRSKQFGLDMSPDVGHGMSGNGDILAFGYNTSEYVNGMGREDPPPNRPVGPCITGIIDCRKGLDNPLDGFVVEEGAIPAALAPFYQAMLTYLPGRVFPDNISIKGAVGHVTAAVGSRFFGPYFPDGSTEKTQCYLIMSHDSSQATMQLDKDRPLINFSGVGKSHRAKKLAGYLAKLTNLIGGIYVDSPFYAAFGEKEITVHAIGGARISSDGTGASGGVNHKGQLFKGTEGEVHEGLVVCDGTIVPAALGVNPFATITALAERSVEKIADDLHIKVDLKTKNGSLNLFGKPAHDPFEGEHPPVARVQEIINTARDDMTPGIAFTETMDGWIHFGEDSKTLDFQRATLTAKSRGEYARFFLSARSWNTHNLVHDKEHEANLTGTFTCPALGGTSMVQGGKFNLFNDDPRSPDTTNLTYNFLISQKDGKKLHFNGYKFVNSDVVFNPLNLWKATTTLYCTITEVDEHDQPIHEEVRGKGVIHIRPTAFLQECTTMEATGSSLYAKVSSTANFLGYFTAKAAGAFLTPFIPQIWPSLPFNSYQNPTPWSEEITVEANDRVKTKLYMWEPQTIGGDASRAPILLFISGAAVDHQIFALPTIEKNAVNYFRAKGYRVYSMVHRVGKTIVAQQNWTTYDARRDIQAALRKIRKRHAIIDRLDGSGPSSPTYVVAHCAGSIALASGLLDGSIPRQWLSGVTASQVFMNPKFPKVNNLKASLPISMANIYNLIQGKWFDCTSTPRDGYIQQAINQLLRFYPVGHRNEICNSVVCHRSSLAFGRLWSHKGLNEATHSQLENFVGGASMANLNHLMYQGTHEVVTDSQNESLVTPQNIARLKGLPIFLFSGSEDEVYAPENTDTSFTILTEANGGVCYERQVFQNRGHLDAWMSPTAHKDIFPRVEQHIQNVLNDKYSRLEKFASGNPLGLKK